One window of bacterium genomic DNA carries:
- the rpmA gene encoding 50S ribosomal protein L27, which produces MAHKKAGGSSRNGRDSAGKRLGVKEFAGEFVKAGSVLVRQRGTKFHPGKNVGVGSDYTLFALIDGYVKFEKSKGKTKVSVYPDGQGG; this is translated from the coding sequence ATGGCGCATAAGAAAGCTGGAGGTTCATCTCGTAATGGAAGGGATAGCGCAGGAAAGAGATTGGGAGTGAAGGAGTTCGCCGGTGAATTCGTAAAAGCTGGCTCCGTCCTCGTCCGCCAGAGAGGAACTAAGTTCCACCCAGGGAAAAATGTGGGAGTTGGCTCCGATTACACCCTCTTTGCTTTGATTGACGGCTATGTGAAGTTTGAGAAGAGCAAAGGAAAGACCAAAGTAAGCGTCTATCCCGATGGGCAAGGGGGATGA
- the obgE gene encoding GTPase ObgE, protein MPPQSKQPQFVDEAVIFVAGGRGGDGCVSFRREKFVPLGGPNGGDGGKGGDVILEADPHLSTLIDYHYKRHYKAERGQHGRGKDQHGRSGEDLVLKVPVGTMVYDVETNQLIADLTTPYQRVVVARGGRGGRGNTHFVSPTNQSPRIAEKGEEGEAKWIRLELHLLADVGIIGLPNVGKSTLLSRVSSAHPKIAPYPFTTIHPVLGVVRVGELQSFVMADIPGLIEGAHQGSGLGISFLRHIRRCRLLLHLLDASSDDLLKDYNIVNNELKLYDEKLAEYPQIVAINKIDLVSSEEIRKKVRKLREKGIEPFLISALKGDGLQKLIYEINNRLKSLRENGQIDNP, encoded by the coding sequence ATTCCCCCTCAATCCAAACAGCCTCAATTCGTAGATGAGGCGGTAATCTTCGTTGCAGGGGGAAGGGGTGGAGACGGTTGCGTTTCATTTAGGAGGGAAAAATTCGTCCCTTTAGGCGGTCCAAACGGTGGGGATGGTGGCAAAGGGGGAGATGTCATCCTTGAAGCAGACCCTCATCTTTCAACTCTAATAGATTATCATTACAAAAGACATTATAAAGCGGAAAGGGGGCAACACGGGCGAGGGAAAGACCAGCATGGAAGGTCAGGGGAAGACCTCGTTTTGAAGGTTCCCGTTGGAACGATGGTTTATGATGTGGAAACAAATCAATTGATAGCCGACCTCACCACTCCCTACCAAAGAGTTGTGGTGGCAAGGGGAGGCAGAGGTGGAAGGGGAAACACCCACTTCGTGAGCCCAACAAACCAATCCCCAAGAATAGCGGAAAAGGGAGAGGAAGGGGAGGCTAAATGGATAAGGTTGGAGCTCCACCTTTTAGCGGATGTGGGGATAATTGGGCTTCCCAATGTGGGGAAATCCACCCTATTATCTCGTGTCTCATCAGCTCATCCGAAAATCGCTCCCTATCCCTTTACTACTATTCATCCCGTTTTGGGAGTTGTTCGGGTGGGAGAGTTGCAGTCTTTCGTAATGGCTGATATACCCGGTTTGATTGAGGGAGCACATCAGGGCAGCGGACTGGGGATTTCCTTTCTGCGCCATATAAGGCGTTGTCGGCTTCTTCTCCATCTCCTTGACGCATCAAGTGATGACCTCCTCAAAGATTACAACATAGTAAACAACGAGCTAAAGCTATACGATGAAAAGCTCGCTGAGTATCCCCAGATAGTAGCGATTAATAAGATAGACCTGGTATCTTCTGAAGAGATAAGAAAAAAGGTCAGGAAGTTGAGGGAGAAGGGAATAGAGCCATTTTTAATAAGCGCCCTTAAGGGAGATGGTTTGCAGAAACTAATTTATGAGATAAACAATAGGCTAAAGTCTCTCCGAGAAAACGGGCAGATAGATAATCCTTAA
- the rplU gene encoding 50S ribosomal protein L21, whose product MQAIVETGGKQYKVKENDIIEVEKIDSPEGATISLDKVLFVDTGSEHLFGSPYVPEARVIARVLKHFKGEKIRVFKYKPKKNYRRRKGHRQLLTRLAIEKIEIGGE is encoded by the coding sequence ATGCAGGCTATCGTTGAAACTGGCGGAAAGCAATATAAGGTAAAGGAAAACGATATAATAGAGGTTGAGAAGATTGACTCCCCCGAGGGAGCCACCATCTCCCTTGATAAGGTCCTCTTCGTTGATACCGGCTCGGAACACTTATTCGGCTCACCTTATGTTCCGGAGGCAAGGGTCATCGCTCGTGTTTTGAAGCATTTCAAAGGAGAGAAAATCCGCGTCTTTAAATATAAGCCCAAGAAAAATTACCGAAGGAGAAAGGGACATAGACAGCTCCTGACCCGATTGGCAATTGAGAAAATAGAGATAGGAGGTGAGTAG
- a CDS encoding Gfo/Idh/MocA family oxidoreductase has translation MLKVGVVGLRRGHSYFLVFSHLPETEVYAVCDPDEELLRFFEKQYNVKRTYKDFAEFIQDDFDIAVICSPLPLHYQQSVTALEAGKNVLCEVTSAMTIEECESLIKTVGKTKKKYMLAENYNYMPFVETWKKIIKEGVIGKIIYAEGEYVHDCRSIMRDAKGNLTWRASLIPILYCTHNLGPLLYLMEDACISAIGLSTGVNVAPELGAMDMNVAIFETEKGAVLKFLAGFSIAKEPMHLFFSIYGTKGFLETDRYNWSTHTLLYTEHIPNLQGYISINSPTTHPNAPREALLGGHGTTEYFLARDFVRSILEDTRPPIDVYEAVKYTIPGICAAISLKEGGKKVEIPKLW, from the coding sequence ATGCTTAAAGTTGGCGTTGTTGGATTGAGAAGAGGACATTCCTATTTCCTCGTCTTCAGCCATCTTCCCGAAACAGAGGTCTATGCCGTCTGCGACCCCGACGAGGAGCTCCTGAGGTTCTTTGAGAAGCAATACAATGTGAAGCGAACTTATAAAGATTTCGCCGAGTTCATCCAAGACGATTTTGATATAGCGGTCATTTGCTCGCCCCTTCCCTTACATTATCAACAATCCGTAACAGCTCTTGAGGCAGGCAAAAATGTCCTCTGTGAGGTAACTTCCGCTATGACAATAGAGGAATGCGAAAGCCTAATAAAGACAGTTGGGAAAACGAAGAAGAAATATATGTTAGCGGAAAATTACAACTATATGCCCTTCGTTGAAACTTGGAAGAAGATAATAAAAGAGGGAGTGATTGGCAAAATAATTTATGCTGAGGGAGAGTATGTCCACGATTGCAGGTCAATTATGCGAGATGCCAAGGGAAACCTAACCTGGCGCGCCTCCCTCATCCCCATCCTCTACTGCACCCATAACCTCGGACCACTCCTCTATTTAATGGAAGACGCCTGCATCTCCGCCATCGGGCTCTCCACGGGCGTCAATGTAGCCCCCGAGCTCGGAGCAATGGATATGAATGTCGCTATTTTTGAAACGGAGAAGGGTGCCGTCTTGAAATTCCTCGCCGGCTTCTCCATAGCAAAGGAACCGATGCATCTCTTCTTCTCAATTTACGGAACCAAAGGATTCCTTGAAACCGACCGCTACAATTGGTCCACTCATACCCTTCTTTACACCGAGCATATCCCCAATCTTCAGGGCTACATCTCAATCAATTCCCCCACTACCCATCCCAATGCTCCAAGGGAAGCCCTCTTGGGAGGACACGGCACAACGGAATACTTCCTCGCGAGGGATTTCGTAAGAAGCATATTGGAGGATACAAGACCTCCAATTGATGTCTACGAGGCTGTGAAATATACAATCCCCGGGATTTGCGCAGCTATATCACTAAAGGAGGGAGGAAAGAAGGTTGAAATTCCTAAGCTTTGGTAA
- a CDS encoding redoxin domain-containing protein, with translation MRRAVVGILLLVGSTLLVLGATIPKDIMAVLEKIDKNNANYKTAKASLQLIIKMGPMSQTLKGELLMDNTKGKFKASIGEGAMLSTIVYDGEYIWTYSSTDNEYSKNLVPSQAVQEGIFFFMPISIALSPICKKTFTSQNFLSTLGKSSLGKTILNKKSAHLITFTDKEDGSVIKIVVDAKEYKVLQVSFIPPGGQGEMIYKVISLQANPSFPEGTFAFTPPPGAKEYVPPKEENLEGQLAPDFTLQSLDGKTYKLSDLKGKVVLIDFWATWCPPCQEELPIIEKLHKEFSGKGLVVLGINDEDKVTLQQFVNQQKLTFTNLLDSEGAVARAYKVTSIPRVILVDKNGKIVKDITGYNPQNEKILKELITKLLGD, from the coding sequence ATGCGAAGAGCGGTTGTAGGAATTTTGTTGTTGGTGGGAAGCACGTTGCTCGTTTTGGGAGCAACCATTCCCAAGGACATAATGGCGGTTCTTGAGAAAATAGACAAGAACAACGCCAACTATAAGACGGCTAAAGCCTCCCTTCAGCTCATTATAAAGATGGGACCGATGTCTCAAACGCTCAAGGGAGAGTTGTTGATGGACAACACCAAGGGTAAGTTCAAGGCGAGTATTGGAGAAGGTGCCATGCTCTCCACAATAGTCTATGACGGTGAATACATCTGGACCTATTCTTCTACGGATAATGAATACAGCAAGAACCTAGTCCCATCCCAAGCAGTACAGGAAGGCATCTTCTTCTTTATGCCGATTTCCATAGCTCTATCCCCAATCTGCAAGAAGACCTTCACTAGCCAGAACTTCCTATCCACATTGGGGAAATCCTCTCTGGGCAAAACAATTCTCAACAAGAAAAGCGCCCACCTCATCACTTTCACTGACAAGGAGGATGGCTCTGTAATCAAGATAGTGGTTGACGCCAAGGAATATAAAGTCCTTCAAGTCTCGTTTATTCCTCCCGGAGGACAGGGAGAGATGATTTACAAAGTTATATCCCTTCAAGCCAATCCTTCTTTCCCCGAGGGAACATTCGCTTTCACACCACCTCCAGGCGCAAAGGAATATGTCCCTCCTAAGGAGGAGAACTTGGAAGGACAACTCGCTCCCGATTTCACCCTCCAATCCCTTGATGGGAAAACCTATAAGCTCTCCGACCTAAAGGGTAAAGTCGTGCTCATTGATTTCTGGGCAACTTGGTGCCCTCCCTGTCAGGAAGAGCTTCCCATTATTGAGAAATTACATAAGGAATTCAGCGGCAAGGGGTTGGTCGTCTTGGGAATAAATGATGAGGATAAGGTGACACTTCAACAATTTGTCAACCAACAGAAGTTGACCTTCACAAATCTCTTGGATTCGGAAGGAGCTGTGGCCAGAGCATACAAAGTTACCTCTATACCTCGCGTCATCCTGGTCGACAAGAATGGAAAAATCGTAAAGGATATAACAGGCTATAACCCCCAAAACGAGAAAATATTGAAGGAGTTGATTACGAAATTATTGGGAGATTAG
- a CDS encoding DUF2092 domain-containing protein produces the protein MKNLKSVQFTSNLTLTYRGKKLSKTEKSSADVYMQKPLLFRVEAQQEGQKTILFVCDGNQLYYYNHQTNRYSSFEPTPERIEKATGFSLLSFVLTPNLQQKLLVGIVSASLEKTPPNSSYSLISLKGKNDENILIYIDKKTSLPLKTQIITEYATMEEIVSNLKLNSLIPPSTFKFKPPKGALRVDFRL, from the coding sequence ATGAAGAATCTGAAAAGCGTTCAGTTCACTTCCAATCTTACCCTTACCTATAGAGGGAAAAAGCTCAGCAAAACGGAAAAGAGCTCGGCTGATGTCTATATGCAGAAGCCACTCCTTTTCCGAGTTGAAGCCCAGCAAGAAGGACAGAAGACGATTCTCTTCGTTTGCGATGGAAATCAGCTCTATTATTACAATCATCAAACGAACCGCTACAGCTCCTTCGAGCCCACACCGGAGAGGATTGAGAAGGCAACCGGATTCTCTCTTCTGTCCTTCGTCCTCACTCCCAATTTACAGCAAAAGCTCCTCGTGGGAATCGTCTCCGCTTCCCTTGAGAAAACTCCACCAAATTCCTCCTATTCACTCATCTCCCTAAAGGGGAAAAACGACGAGAATATCTTGATATATATAGATAAGAAAACCTCGCTTCCCCTTAAAACACAGATAATCACCGAATACGCCACGATGGAGGAAATCGTTTCCAACCTGAAACTCAACTCCCTTATCCCTCCCTCCACCTTCAAATTCAAGCCTCCCAAGGGCGCTCTTAGAGTGGACTTTCGATTATGA
- a CDS encoding DUF45 domain-containing protein, translated as MREVSVFGQNYKVVARESKEESAELRDGLLLLETGGKAEDYIIKEFLRGLLYRQLVKTFEELKQRGGIEIYGNIDFKVVDKIDRNPKRVAKLKGNKIFVKINVVLLPLRLVEYIVAHEMAHLFVKRHTKRFWKIVERLHPDYETSHNLLVQSLPLIEKPL; from the coding sequence ATGAGGGAGGTATCGGTTTTCGGGCAAAATTATAAAGTTGTCGCGAGGGAAAGCAAAGAGGAATCGGCAGAGTTGAGAGATGGTTTATTGCTTTTGGAAACGGGAGGGAAAGCTGAGGATTATATAATAAAAGAGTTCCTAAGGGGTCTACTCTATCGCCAATTAGTGAAAACATTTGAGGAATTGAAGCAGAGGGGAGGGATTGAGATATATGGAAATATTGATTTTAAAGTGGTGGATAAGATAGACAGAAACCCGAAAAGGGTGGCGAAATTGAAGGGGAATAAGATATTCGTGAAGATCAATGTCGTTCTTCTGCCTTTGAGATTGGTGGAATATATCGTCGCTCATGAGATGGCTCATCTGTTCGTGAAGAGACATACGAAAAGATTCTGGAAAATCGTTGAGCGGCTGCATCCCGACTACGAAACGAGCCACAATCTCTTAGTGCAAAGTCTTCCCTTGATTGAGAAACCGCTATAA
- the proB gene encoding glutamate 5-kinase gives MREKVQTAVIKVGTSTLMGEGEEIDEDYIAQLAEDIAEVYRRGVKVILVTSGAIRAGLSHLKLSDSFSLPFVQAMAAIGQGILMRMYESAFSRYDLTIGQVLLTHDDLATRDRFLNARNTLLSLLQLGAIPIINENDTVATEEIKFGDNDILAAMVSATISADLLLLLSDVEGLLDEEGKLIPRIDSLTPEILSLAGPAGRWGRGGMKSKLESARIATASGVDVVIAKGREEDVVQRVILNKEPLGTFIPAKKKMQAKKRWLTFISRPKGKLLVNEGAMKAIVEEGKSLLPVGIIGIEGIFKRGDVVRIICEGKEFARGLTNYDSSELRLIMGHHSKEIEKILGYKGYEEVVHRDNLAIIP, from the coding sequence ATGAGAGAGAAGGTCCAAACCGCTGTTATAAAAGTGGGAACGAGCACTCTAATGGGTGAAGGCGAAGAGATTGACGAAGATTACATCGCCCAATTGGCGGAGGATATAGCGGAGGTCTATAGAAGAGGAGTAAAGGTCATTCTGGTTACATCGGGAGCTATTAGAGCGGGTTTATCCCATCTTAAGCTCTCCGACAGCTTCTCCCTTCCCTTCGTTCAAGCTATGGCGGCGATTGGTCAGGGAATCCTTATGAGGATGTATGAATCCGCCTTCTCACGCTATGATTTGACGATAGGTCAAGTCCTCTTGACACACGATGACCTAGCAACGAGAGACCGCTTCCTCAACGCCCGCAATACCCTCCTTTCTCTCCTTCAGCTCGGGGCTATCCCGATAATAAACGAGAACGACACGGTCGCAACGGAAGAGATAAAGTTCGGCGATAACGATATATTGGCGGCGATGGTATCCGCAACAATCTCAGCTGATTTGCTCCTCCTCTTATCCGATGTTGAGGGACTGCTTGATGAAGAGGGAAAGCTGATCCCAAGAATTGATTCTCTCACCCCCGAGATTCTCTCGCTGGCTGGTCCAGCGGGTAGATGGGGAAGGGGTGGGATGAAATCCAAATTGGAATCCGCGAGAATAGCAACTGCCTCTGGCGTTGATGTGGTTATCGCAAAGGGAAGGGAAGAGGATGTGGTTCAAAGAGTCATTTTGAATAAAGAACCCTTGGGGACATTCATTCCAGCCAAAAAGAAGATGCAAGCGAAGAAGCGCTGGCTGACATTCATCTCCCGCCCTAAGGGCAAGCTCCTCGTTAACGAAGGAGCAATGAAAGCTATAGTTGAGGAAGGGAAGAGCTTGCTCCCCGTGGGAATCATCGGCATTGAAGGGATATTCAAGAGGGGGGATGTGGTGAGAATCATCTGCGAGGGAAAGGAATTCGCACGAGGGTTGACGAACTACGATTCATCGGAGTTGAGACTCATCATGGGACATCATTCAAAGGAAATAGAGAAAATACTCGGCTATAAAGGCTACGAAGAAGTCGTCCATAGGGACAATCTCGCAATAATTCCCTGA
- a CDS encoding cellulase family glycosylhydrolase produces MIFLSIALPKEKSLLYGVNVVWGVSGSSWGADFRFRVPTLISYMKAGGVTCTRLGISWADVEGKKGKRDWSYTDKFVDLVTKNGFEIICCFCTTPEWASGLSEEEKELFHKRGFSNLIGVVAPKEEYYDILEDFAEETARRYKDKIKYYEFWNEPDGMGMPFIDKDENGKPKDIRFGGDPKVYTELLKRVYRGLKRGNPNCIVSVGGLESRTAFLQGIYENGGKAYFDAVAIHPYSEDGIRTKWIDEIRDLMVKMGDGDKPIWITEYGWATNDWERQARLLRESFAEIKKRPYIKVATFHTLNDWRGNEADPNSLIPMGLLTYDLRPKPAYWEFKRIAHGWE; encoded by the coding sequence TTGATTTTTCTGTCCATCGCTTTACCAAAGGAGAAGAGCCTTTTATATGGAGTGAATGTCGTTTGGGGAGTCTCGGGAAGCAGTTGGGGAGCTGACTTTCGCTTCAGGGTTCCCACTCTCATAAGCTATATGAAGGCGGGAGGTGTGACCTGCACGAGATTGGGGATATCCTGGGCAGATGTTGAGGGAAAGAAAGGAAAAAGGGATTGGTCATATACTGATAAGTTCGTTGACCTCGTCACGAAAAACGGATTCGAGATAATCTGCTGTTTCTGCACAACCCCTGAATGGGCTTCGGGGCTCTCAGAGGAAGAGAAGGAGTTGTTCCATAAGAGGGGATTTAGCAATCTCATAGGGGTGGTGGCGCCCAAGGAGGAATACTACGATATCTTGGAAGATTTCGCCGAGGAAACGGCAAGGCGATATAAGGACAAGATAAAATATTACGAGTTCTGGAATGAGCCCGATGGAATGGGAATGCCCTTCATAGATAAAGACGAGAATGGAAAGCCGAAGGATATAAGATTTGGCGGGGACCCAAAGGTCTATACTGAACTGCTAAAGAGGGTTTACAGAGGGCTAAAGAGGGGAAATCCAAATTGCATCGTCTCCGTGGGAGGGCTGGAAAGCAGGACAGCTTTCCTCCAAGGGATTTACGAGAATGGAGGGAAAGCGTACTTTGACGCAGTTGCGATTCATCCATATTCTGAAGACGGCATAAGGACCAAGTGGATAGATGAAATAAGGGATTTGATGGTAAAAATGGGCGACGGCGATAAGCCCATCTGGATTACGGAATATGGATGGGCAACAAACGATTGGGAAAGACAGGCAAGGCTCTTAAGGGAAAGCTTCGCTGAGATAAAGAAGCGCCCCTATATAAAAGTCGCCACATTCCACACTCTCAATGATTGGCGGGGAAATGAGGCTGACCCCAATAGCCTCATCCCTATGGGGCTTTTAACATATGACCTCCGCCCGAAACCCGCTTATTGGGAATTCAAGAGAATAGCTCACGGCTGGGAATGA
- a CDS encoding HNH endonuclease translates to MEVLLLNHDFTPLNVCSLKRAIGLLFVGKADVIHYDGTYIRTPSGAIQAPSVIRLKYKVSRPIPELKLTRKNILARDNYTCQYCGQKGGELTVDHVIPKKMGGKTDWDNLVCCCKRCNAKKKDKTPKQAGMRLLRQPKKPSFTPFISLTKYRLCLEREDWRPYLPPILD, encoded by the coding sequence ATGGAAGTTCTCTTGCTCAATCACGATTTTACACCGCTCAATGTCTGTAGCCTGAAAAGGGCGATAGGTCTTCTGTTTGTCGGTAAAGCCGATGTCATCCATTATGATGGAACCTATATTAGAACTCCCAGCGGAGCTATTCAAGCTCCTTCCGTAATAAGATTGAAATATAAAGTCTCAAGACCAATTCCCGAGTTGAAGCTAACCCGAAAGAATATCCTTGCCCGGGATAACTACACCTGCCAATATTGTGGGCAAAAGGGAGGAGAGCTCACGGTTGACCATGTGATACCAAAGAAGATGGGTGGGAAGACGGATTGGGATAATCTCGTTTGCTGTTGTAAGCGCTGTAATGCGAAGAAGAAAGATAAGACGCCAAAGCAGGCGGGAATGCGACTCCTCCGCCAGCCAAAGAAACCCTCCTTCACTCCCTTTATAAGCCTGACGAAATATCGCCTTTGTCTTGAAAGGGAGGATTGGCGTCCCTACCTCCCACCGATTTTGGATTAG
- a CDS encoding TlpA family protein disulfide reductase: MLFGCAPKVNLEGKQATDFSLKALDGKLYKLSDLKGKVVLIDFWATWCPPCREELPIIEKLHQEFKDKNLVVLGISNEDRDTIADFLRNNPLTFPILVDEKGNVGKSYKVVAIPRLLLIDKTGKIRKDILGYKPQNEDILREMIEGLLKE, translated from the coding sequence TTGCTCTTCGGATGCGCCCCTAAAGTCAACTTGGAGGGAAAGCAAGCTACGGATTTCTCCCTCAAGGCTTTGGATGGGAAACTTTATAAGCTATCTGATTTGAAGGGTAAAGTCGTGCTCATTGATTTCTGGGCAACTTGGTGCCCTCCCTGTAGGGAGGAGCTCCCGATAATAGAGAAATTGCACCAGGAATTCAAGGATAAAAATCTCGTCGTTCTCGGTATAAGCAATGAGGATAGGGATACGATTGCGGATTTCCTTAGAAATAATCCGCTCACCTTTCCCATACTCGTTGACGAAAAGGGAAATGTGGGAAAGAGCTATAAAGTGGTTGCTATACCCAGGTTGCTCCTTATAGATAAGACTGGTAAAATTAGAAAGGATATACTCGGATATAAGCCACAAAACGAAGACATTTTGCGGGAGATGATAGAGGGATTATTAAAAGAATAA